One Flavobacteriales bacterium genomic region harbors:
- a CDS encoding HTTM domain-containing protein, with amino-acid sequence MEKINRFLFASKPSVTLAYFRIAYGVLMLWSTLRFWLNGWIVDQFTAPEYHFKYFGFEFIEPLSETGFYILYGFMVLACLLIILGWYYRVAIVFFFLAFSYTELIDISYYLNHYYFISLLTGVLMFLPMHVHFSLDAKLRPKIARAEVPNWTIFLIKISLVIVYFYAGIAKLHGDWLFRAQPLSLWLQPHQDWWLIGPLFTKKWFAYAMSWGGCIFDLVIPFLLFNKRTVGIAFFFIVFFHLFTRMLFPIGMFPFIMIAATTIFFPVSWHQKSIGYLKRFLKWKDQEINRSKTYKFNKITVGLISVYLVFQLIFPFRYLLYPGNLFWTEEGFRFSWRVMLMEKGGTAFFYIHHPETGQKHEINNRDFLTPLQEKMMSTQPDLILQFAKIIKKHAEENGLKNPKITAEIYVSLNGRANQLYIDPEVNLATIEDNFSHKTWIKPMHHE; translated from the coding sequence ATGGAAAAGATAAATCGTTTTCTTTTTGCTTCCAAACCTTCGGTTACTTTAGCGTATTTTAGAATAGCTTATGGCGTTTTAATGCTCTGGAGTACACTTAGATTTTGGCTAAACGGATGGATTGTAGATCAGTTTACAGCACCAGAATACCATTTTAAATACTTTGGTTTTGAGTTTATAGAACCACTTTCAGAAACAGGGTTTTATATACTCTATGGTTTTATGGTATTGGCTTGTTTGTTGATAATTTTGGGCTGGTATTACCGCGTTGCTATTGTTTTTTTCTTTCTGGCATTTAGCTATACAGAGCTGATAGATATAAGTTATTATCTCAATCATTATTACTTTATCTCACTACTCACAGGTGTTTTAATGTTTCTACCTATGCATGTTCATTTTTCATTGGATGCAAAGCTAAGACCTAAAATAGCACGGGCAGAAGTACCTAATTGGACAATTTTTCTCATAAAAATTTCTTTGGTAATCGTGTATTTTTATGCAGGAATTGCAAAATTACATGGAGATTGGTTGTTTAGAGCACAGCCTCTTAGCTTGTGGCTACAACCTCACCAAGATTGGTGGTTGATAGGTCCATTGTTTACAAAAAAATGGTTTGCTTATGCCATGAGTTGGGGTGGTTGTATTTTCGATCTAGTGATACCCTTTCTTCTTTTTAATAAACGCACTGTAGGTATTGCTTTTTTCTTTATCGTATTTTTTCATCTTTTCACTCGAATGTTATTTCCTATCGGGATGTTTCCTTTTATTATGATAGCAGCTACAACAATCTTTTTTCCTGTAAGCTGGCATCAGAAATCTATTGGATATTTGAAGCGTTTTTTAAAATGGAAAGATCAAGAAATCAATCGTAGTAAGACTTATAAATTCAACAAAATTACTGTAGGCTTGATAAGCGTTTACCTAGTTTTTCAGTTAATTTTCCCATTTAGGTATCTATTATATCCTGGAAACTTGTTCTGGACAGAAGAAGGTTTTCGCTTCTCTTGGCGAGTAATGCTCATGGAAAAAGGTGGTACGGCATTTTTTTATATTCATCATCCAGAAACAGGGCAAAAACACGAAATAAATAACCGAGATTTTTTGACTCCTCTACAAGAGAAAATGATGAGTACACAGCCAGATTTAATTCTTCAATTTGCGAAGATTATTAAAAAACATGCTGAAGAAAATGGTTTGAAAAACCCGAAAATAACGGCAGAAATATATGTAAGTCTCAATGGTAGAGCAAACCAATTGTATATAGATCCTGAAGTGAATTTGGCAACCATCGAAGACAATTTTTCTCACAAAACTTGGATAAAACCTATGCATCATGAATAA
- the mdh gene encoding malate dehydrogenase — protein sequence MKVTVVGAGNVGATCANVLAHREVCNEVVLLDIKDGFAEGKALDMWETSPINSFDTRLVGSTNDYTKTANSDVVVITSGIPRKPGMSRDDLIATNAGIVKSVTENVIKHSPEAIVICVSNPLDVMTYATYLTANKNSRKVMGMAGILDTARYRSFLALELNCSPKDIQAVLMGGHGDTMVPLPRYTTVGGIPVTELVSEERLDAIVERTKKGGGEIVNLLGTSGYYAPGAAAAQMVEAIVKDQKRIFPVCTWLQGEYGMNDIYLGVPVKLGKEGIEEIIELDLNEGEKELLENSATAVRGVMKVLDNMDLF from the coding sequence ATGAAAGTAACCGTAGTTGGAGCTGGAAATGTAGGTGCTACTTGTGCCAATGTTCTTGCCCATAGAGAAGTTTGTAACGAAGTTGTACTACTTGACATCAAAGATGGATTTGCTGAAGGAAAAGCATTAGATATGTGGGAAACTTCGCCAATCAACTCATTTGACACAAGACTTGTAGGATCTACAAACGATTATACAAAAACAGCCAACTCTGATGTAGTTGTTATCACTTCTGGTATTCCAAGAAAACCAGGAATGAGTCGTGATGATCTTATCGCAACAAATGCTGGAATAGTAAAATCTGTTACAGAAAACGTTATTAAGCATTCACCTGAAGCTATTGTTATTTGTGTTTCCAATCCTTTGGACGTAATGACTTATGCTACTTACCTTACGGCGAATAAAAACTCTAGAAAAGTAATGGGAATGGCTGGTATCTTGGATACGGCACGTTACCGTTCTTTCTTGGCACTTGAGCTAAACTGTTCTCCAAAAGATATCCAAGCTGTTTTGATGGGTGGACATGGTGATACAATGGTACCACTTCCACGTTATACAACAGTGGGTGGAATTCCTGTAACAGAATTAGTATCTGAAGAAAGATTGGATGCAATTGTAGAAAGAACTAAGAAAGGTGGTGGAGAAATCGTAAACCTTCTTGGAACTTCTGGGTACTATGCACCTGGTGCTGCTGCTGCTCAAATGGTTGAAGCTATTGTAAAAGATCAAAAACGAATTTTCCCAGTTTGTACTTGGCTACAAGGTGAGTACGGAATGAATGATATCTATCTTGGAGTTCCTGTAAAATTAGGAAAAGAAGGGATTGAAGAAATCATCGAACTTGACCTAAACGAAGGTGAGAAAGAATTGCTAGAAAATTCTGCAACTGCCGTTCGTGGAGTAATGAAAGTATTAGACAATATGGATTTGTTCTAA
- a CDS encoding GNAT family N-acetyltransferase has product MSDFPIITTARLLFSKPDNKIISELVSLAQDPEISQNTLNFPFPYSIDHAKKWIEMADQNFENKESFVFSLIIQETGAFIGGIGIHPSASKTKAEIGYWIGKKFRNKGYATEAVERILKFGFEDLELEMIYATHFTYNPISGNILKKVGMAHKGILKEYYQKNGKFEDVILYEKQRNEHIS; this is encoded by the coding sequence ATGTCAGATTTCCCTATAATTACCACCGCCAGATTATTATTTTCAAAACCTGATAATAAAATCATTTCTGAACTTGTAAGCCTAGCACAAGACCCCGAAATATCACAAAACACACTAAATTTTCCATTTCCCTACTCTATTGATCATGCAAAAAAATGGATTGAAATGGCTGATCAGAATTTTGAGAATAAAGAGAGCTTTGTTTTCTCCCTGATTATTCAAGAAACTGGAGCGTTTATTGGAGGAATAGGGATTCATCCTTCTGCCTCTAAAACCAAAGCAGAGATTGGTTATTGGATTGGGAAAAAATTCCGAAATAAAGGTTATGCCACAGAAGCCGTAGAAAGGATTCTCAAATTTGGTTTTGAAGATTTAGAGTTGGAAATGATTTACGCCACGCATTTCACTTATAATCCTATTTCGGGAAATATCCTTAAAAAGGTGGGGATGGCTCATAAAGGTATCTTAAAAGAGTACTACCAAAAAAATGGGAAATTTGAAGATGTAATATTATATGAAAAGCAACGAAATGAACATATTTCTTAA
- a CDS encoding DUF4856 domain-containing protein — MFTKRVLFAGILGLSLVACTKDEVKNDDKDYSVPKTYNFENASYSGQISRLNMLAELSSYMKKVNANEAVMADQMKKMYANDGYTWTSTPFAQTQPTKQLKSKTFSGYQGELESWMDKLATISTSTTAGVSGTAGHVSSNDGSKKYLFDEKGFEPVQLIEKGIMGACFYFQGTSVYLSLDKLNGANNDKNEEGKNYTKMQHYWDEAFGYTAFPTDLTADNLSAQKDAGKLRFYSKYVAKNQGAGLTTLNDMMQAFAKGRAAIDNKDYNSRNAAIGMVQKNWEMINVAAALHYLNGSLNKIGDDALRNHQLSEAWAFINALKFNNAKSISDSEIDVVLNKLGDNFYEITPAKISDAKTTLAQKYGVNSPDNF, encoded by the coding sequence ATGTTTACAAAAAGAGTACTTTTTGCAGGTATATTAGGACTTAGTTTGGTTGCCTGTACCAAAGATGAGGTAAAGAATGACGATAAAGATTATAGTGTTCCAAAGACATATAATTTTGAAAATGCAAGTTATTCAGGTCAGATTTCAAGGTTAAATATGTTGGCAGAATTGTCTTCATATATGAAAAAAGTAAATGCCAATGAGGCTGTTATGGCAGACCAAATGAAGAAAATGTATGCCAATGATGGTTATACTTGGACTTCTACTCCATTTGCACAAACACAACCTACAAAGCAATTGAAGAGTAAAACTTTTTCAGGTTATCAAGGTGAATTAGAATCTTGGATGGATAAGCTTGCAACAATTTCTACAAGCACAACAGCAGGAGTATCTGGAACAGCCGGTCATGTTTCTTCAAATGATGGGAGCAAAAAATACCTTTTTGATGAAAAAGGATTTGAACCTGTTCAATTGATTGAAAAAGGAATCATGGGAGCTTGTTTTTATTTCCAAGGAACCTCAGTGTATTTATCACTTGATAAATTAAATGGGGCGAATAATGACAAGAACGAAGAGGGTAAAAACTACACAAAAATGCAACATTATTGGGATGAAGCATTTGGGTACACGGCTTTCCCAACAGATTTGACAGCAGATAATTTAAGTGCTCAAAAAGATGCAGGGAAATTGAGATTTTACTCAAAATATGTAGCAAAAAATCAAGGAGCAGGTCTTACTACTTTAAATGATATGATGCAAGCATTTGCAAAGGGTAGAGCCGCAATTGATAATAAAGATTACAATTCAAGAAACGCAGCAATAGGAATGGTTCAAAAGAACTGGGAAATGATCAATGTGGCTGCAGCTTTACATTATTTGAATGGATCTTTAAACAAAATAGGTGATGACGCATTGAGAAATCATCAATTGTCAGAAGCTTGGGCGTTTATAAATGCTTTGAAATTCAATAATGCAAAATCTATTTCTGATTCTGAAATCGATGTAGTGTTGAATAAATTAGGAGATAATTTTTATGAAATTACTCCAGCAAAAATTTCTGACGCAAAAACTACTTTAGCTCAAAAATACGGAGTTAACAGTCCAGATAATTTTTAG
- a CDS encoding imelysin family protein, which produces MKSTFAKIVFFLFTSLLVWSCGDDEEKVIYKDLFTNVSSNMIQPRLGQYLENCQTLDQKTKAFTQNPSTTSLEDLRTAFKENYKQWQWVSLYNFGPAKEASVLLNAAVNSFPTLPAKIEQNISTGSYNLESASNIYASGLPALDYLLFAPQKTNLEIITAFSDVKRKKYLEDISSRLVNKVKETESKWTSYHNTFINDEGTGLSSSLTLLFNAILEDYEYTKRNRFALPAGFATEFSIPISKDAKKVEAPYSNLSYVLIMENIKAHQEFYMGYTFDGNDGVGFYDKLKDVQFKSTVVEGDLAKAIADQFTIILEDQKKYEGKNFATDITNDLNTLSPSYSKLQKMVPLLKGDLRSFLSVPISGSDADGD; this is translated from the coding sequence ATGAAAAGCACTTTTGCTAAAATAGTTTTTTTCTTATTTACTTCTCTGCTTGTATGGTCTTGCGGAGATGATGAAGAAAAAGTAATCTATAAAGATTTGTTTACCAATGTTTCTTCAAATATGATTCAGCCTAGACTGGGGCAGTATTTAGAGAATTGTCAAACTTTAGATCAAAAAACAAAAGCTTTTACGCAAAATCCATCTACAACTAGTTTAGAAGATTTAAGAACTGCTTTTAAGGAGAACTATAAGCAATGGCAATGGGTAAGCCTCTATAATTTTGGACCAGCAAAAGAAGCCAGTGTTTTGTTAAACGCTGCGGTAAATTCATTCCCAACTTTGCCCGCAAAAATAGAACAGAATATCTCTACTGGTAGCTATAACCTAGAATCTGCAAGTAATATTTATGCAAGCGGACTTCCCGCTTTAGATTATCTTTTGTTCGCACCACAAAAGACTAACCTTGAGATTATCACCGCATTCTCTGATGTGAAAAGGAAAAAATATCTGGAAGATATTAGCTCCAGATTGGTAAATAAGGTAAAGGAAACAGAATCTAAATGGACTTCTTATCATAATACATTTATCAATGATGAAGGAACGGGTTTAAGCTCTTCTTTAACTTTGCTTTTCAATGCCATTTTAGAGGATTATGAATACACTAAAAGAAATAGATTTGCACTACCAGCAGGGTTTGCAACTGAATTTTCTATCCCAATTTCAAAAGATGCAAAGAAAGTAGAAGCACCCTATAGTAATTTGTCTTATGTGCTGATTATGGAAAACATAAAAGCACATCAAGAGTTTTACATGGGATACACTTTTGATGGAAATGATGGAGTAGGTTTTTATGACAAACTCAAAGATGTTCAGTTTAAATCAACTGTTGTAGAAGGAGACTTAGCAAAAGCCATTGCAGATCAGTTTACGATAATTCTGGAGGATCAAAAAAAATACGAAGGAAAAAACTTTGCTACAGATATCACAAATGATCTAAACACACTAAGTCCTTCTTATAGTAAACTACAAAAAATGGTTCCTTTATTGAAAGGGGATTTACGTTCCTTTTTATCTGTTCCTATTTCGGGTTCAGATGCAGATGGTGATTAA